The sequence GTCCATGAGCTCGTGCCAGTCAGCCGGGTCGTCGCTGTCCGAACGGATGAGGTAGATTGCGCTCGCCCGGAACGCCGTCCGCAGCTCGGCGGGCAGGCTTTCGACGATCCCCCGCTTGCGCGCCTCGGAGTACGACCCGTAGACCAGGCTGAGGTGGGGCATGTACCGTTCGTCGCCGCGCTGGAACAGCCGCCGGGCCAGGGCGTTGGCGTTCCGTAGCGCCACCGTCTCCTCTACCAGCATGAAGATGCACTGGAAATACTGGTCGCCCCAGCGCGGCTCCGTGAGAAAGACGTCGAACGGCGCGAGCCGCCGGGCGAGCTCTTCGGTCCGCCGGACGTGCTCCCGTTCCGTGCCCTCGAGATGTCCCACCAGAGTCACATGGGGCGCGAACACCGGCGCCGCGAGCTCCCCGGCGAGCCTCCGTATGGTCCGGTCGAGCAGCTCGTAGC comes from Candidatus Methylomirabilota bacterium and encodes:
- a CDS encoding 2'-5' RNA ligase family protein; translation: MNHPSYHLWVKPSGASYELLDRTIRRLAGELAAPVFAPHVTLVGHLEGTEREHVRRTEELARRLAPFDVFLTEPRWGDQYFQCIFMLVEETVALRNANALARRLFQRGDERYMPHLSLVYGSYSEARKRGIVESLPAELRTAFRASAIYLIRSDSDDPADWHELMDQPMHA